A stretch of the Thermodesulfobacteriota bacterium genome encodes the following:
- the hemA gene encoding glutamyl-tRNA reductase: MFGTKFARLPFKEMRLVLVGLNHKTAPVEVRENLYFEKSSLGAGLDGLREKAGIRECAILSTCNRVEVYAVTENEEGIEEIKRFLSEFHGVPIRYFARYVYVLIRNAVTRHMLRVTSSLDSMVVGEPQILGQVKDAYRMAVEKKTTGPILNRLFDRAFFVAKRVRTETGIGSYTTSVSHAAVELTKRIFDDLSRRRVMLIGAGGMGKNALTHLVAAGVRDLIIANRTVGRAEEIAKKTGGRAIRIEEAYNYLKESDIVITATGSKDFIIKTQNVRDALKLRRNEPMFMIDIGVPRDIDPRVGELENVYLYDMDDLQGFVLETSNVRNDHIQKAEEIVLQGDTEFQKWLEGLKAVPTIISIRRRFHEIKRIEVEKALKRLGNISEREKEIIEDMASGIIGKILHHPVTRLKTEASKLTGDIYVDTIREIFNLDEVAKLKEYFVGNSENEV; encoded by the coding sequence TTGTTTGGCACAAAGTTTGCCCGATTACCCTTCAAGGAAATGAGATTGGTTCTTGTCGGACTTAATCATAAGACTGCTCCTGTTGAGGTAAGGGAGAATCTCTACTTTGAAAAGTCCTCCCTTGGAGCTGGACTGGATGGCTTGCGAGAAAAAGCCGGAATTCGAGAATGTGCAATCCTCTCTACCTGTAATCGTGTGGAGGTATATGCTGTAACGGAAAATGAAGAGGGCATAGAGGAAATTAAACGATTTCTATCCGAATTTCATGGTGTTCCTATACGGTACTTTGCTCGCTACGTGTATGTTTTGATCAGAAATGCTGTTACAAGGCACATGCTTCGAGTTACGTCCAGCCTAGATTCGATGGTGGTGGGTGAACCACAGATACTGGGACAGGTAAAGGATGCTTATAGAATGGCTGTTGAAAAAAAGACTACAGGGCCTATACTGAACCGACTTTTCGATCGTGCCTTTTTTGTTGCAAAGAGGGTGAGAACGGAAACCGGGATAGGAAGCTATACGACCTCGGTAAGTCATGCAGCGGTGGAGCTTACAAAAAGGATATTTGACGACCTTTCAAGAAGAAGAGTTATGCTCATAGGGGCAGGAGGCATGGGCAAGAATGCCCTGACTCATCTTGTAGCGGCAGGGGTAAGAGACTTAATAATTGCAAATCGCACGGTCGGGCGAGCCGAAGAGATCGCTAAAAAAACAGGGGGTAGAGCGATAAGAATCGAAGAGGCTTACAATTACCTAAAGGAATCCGACATAGTGATTACCGCCACCGGTTCTAAAGATTTTATAATAAAGACGCAGAACGTTCGGGATGCCCTAAAGCTCAGGCGTAATGAGCCCATGTTTATGATAGATATTGGGGTTCCCAGAGATATTGACCCGAGGGTTGGGGAGCTTGAAAACGTCTATCTTTACGATATGGATGACCTTCAAGGTTTCGTTCTTGAAACCTCCAATGTGAGGAATGATCACATACAGAAGGCTGAAGAGATAGTGCTTCAGGGAGACACAGAATTCCAGAAGTGGCTCGAAGGCCTTAAGGCCGTACCGACCATCATCTCCATAAGAAGAAGGTTTCATGAAATTAAACGCATTGAGGTTGAGAAGGCTTTAAAGAGGTTAGGCAACATCTCGGAAAGGGAGAAGGAGATCATAGAAGATATGGCATCTGGAATTATAGGTAAGATTCTCCATCACCCGGTCACCAGGTTAAAAACAGAGGCTTCTAAATTAACAGGTGACATCTATGTAGATACAATCCGGGAAATATTTAACCTTGATGAAGTGGCCAAATTAAAAGAATACTTCGTAGGAAACTCTGAAAATGAGGTTTAG